The sequence GCCGGACTCAAGGAGCACGCCCCGGAGGTTAAAACCCTTGATGTAGCCAAACGCATTCTGGACTATGGCTATCATCCGCCCACCATCTACTTCCCGTTAATCGTTCATGACGCGCTGATGATTGAACCTACCGAGACCGAGAGTAAGGAAACCCTGGATGAGTTCATCGCCGTTATGAAAGAAATTGCCCGCGAGGCGGTTGAGCAGCCCGAGCTGGTAACCGGCGCGCCGCAAACTACGGTGGTACGACGGCTGGACGAAGCAACGGCTGCCCGTAAGCCGGTGGTACGGTGGAAGGAACCACTCACGCCATGAACTGGCGGGTGATTTTTGACGGCCCGCATGATGCCAGGCATAATATGGCCGTCGATGAGGCCATTCTCTGCTGCCATGCCGCCGGGGCGGCGCCACCGACCCTGCGCTTCTACACCTGGCAGCCGCCGGCGCTCAGTATTGGTTATTTCCAGAAAGCGCACGCCGAAGTGGATGTAGACGCCTGCCGCGCCCGGGGAATTGACTTTGTCCGGCGCATTACCGGCGGGCGGGCCGTCCTGCATGACCGTGAACTTACTTACAGTGTTGTCGTCCGCGAGGATCACCCGCTGCTGCCGCCCACCTTGCTCGGTTCCTATCGTGTCCTAAGCCAGGGCTTAATCGCCGGTCTGCGTGCTCTGGGCGTAGCGGCCGAAATGTCGTTGCCGGGAGCGGCCTTTGGGCAAACGGCCCGGCTGCCGAAAAACGGCGCCTGTTTTGACGCGCCTTCTTTCTATGAAATTACCGTTCAGCGCAAGAAACTGCTTGGCAGTGCCCAGGTGCGCAAAGAAGGGGTACTGCTGCAGCATGGGTCGCTGCTCTTTGATTTTGATCCGGCCGCGCTCACTAGTCTCTTAAAGTTTCCTGATGCTGGCGAACGGGAGCGATGCACAAAAGTGTTGCAGGCCAAAGCAACATCATTGCGCCATATCCTGGGAACCGTGCCGGACGCTACGGCCGTGGCCCGCATCATGGCTGCTGAGTTCGGTCGGGCGCTCGGGATTACGCTGGCCGAAGGACGGCTGACGGCTGAGGAAGAAGCGCTGGCGGCCCGACTGGCAGCCGAAAAATTCGGCGCCGACAGTTGGAACTTTAGTAAATAAAGGCCAGATTAGGGCGTACCTGCTTGACCGGGTGCGCCCTTTGGCGTTACGATAAACTTTGGCCGTTTTGGTCGGTCGCAGTCTTCTTGTTTATTTTGGGTATAATACTGCGGAAGAGCTACCAGTGAAGCAAGGAGGAGTCCATGGCGAAACCTGTGTATGTGATCGGACATCGTATTCCTGACACCGATTCCATCTGCTCCGCCATTGGCTATGCCCATTTGAAGCAGGCCCTCGGCGAACATGCCGTACCGGCCAGAGCGGGCAAGATCAATGCGGAGACGAAGTTTGTCCTGGAATATTTCGGCGTTAAGGCGCCGGAGCTGATTAATGACTTTTATCCCCGCGTCAAAGATATCATGACCGACCGCGTGGTGACGGTCCGCCCCCAAAGCACTGTGCGCGAGCTGGGCCAACTAATGAAGCAGCATAATGTCAAATCTGTCCCCGTGACAGAAAGTGACGGCGCCCTGGTCGGTATCGTCACGGTCGGCGATTTGGCGAAACGCTATTTTGACGAACTGGAAATGCAGGATTTATCCGAGGCAGGCGTAGACTATGCCAGCGTGCTCAGGGCGCTGGACGGCCGGCTGGTCTGCGGTCAAAAGCTCGAATGGCCGGTAACTGGCAAAGTGCGGATTGCGGGGGCGCGGACGCAGACGATGGCCCAATTGGTAGAACCGGGCGACATTGTGCTGGTAGGCGACCGGAATAAGGCTCAACTAGTCTCCATAGAACAAGGCATCGCCTGCCTGGTGGTAACCGGCGGCGCCGCGGTTACGGACGCGGTAGAGCAGGCCGCCCGTAGCCGGGGCGTGATTATTATCAGCACTGCTTATGATACTTACACTTGTGCCCGGTTAATCAACCAGAGCATTCCGGTGCGCATGATAATGCAGACCAAGGTTGTCGCGTTTAAGCCTACCGACTTAGTAGCCGATATCAAAAGCGTCATCGTGGCCACCAATCACCGTAATTATCCGGTAGTGGAAAACGGACGCCTTATCGGACTGATCAACCGGGACCGCCTGATTGTGCCCGAACGGGAAAAGGTCATCCTGGTAGACCACAATGAGCCGGGCCAGGCGGCAGAGGGCATTGAAGAAACCCAGATCGTTGAGATTATTGACCAT comes from Sporolituus thermophilus DSM 23256 and encodes:
- a CDS encoding putative manganese-dependent inorganic diphosphatase, whose amino-acid sequence is MAKPVYVIGHRIPDTDSICSAIGYAHLKQALGEHAVPARAGKINAETKFVLEYFGVKAPELINDFYPRVKDIMTDRVVTVRPQSTVRELGQLMKQHNVKSVPVTESDGALVGIVTVGDLAKRYFDELEMQDLSEAGVDYASVLRALDGRLVCGQKLEWPVTGKVRIAGARTQTMAQLVEPGDIVLVGDRNKAQLVSIEQGIACLVVTGGAAVTDAVEQAARSRGVIIISTAYDTYTCARLINQSIPVRMIMQTKVVAFKPTDLVADIKSVIVATNHRNYPVVENGRLIGLINRDRLIVPEREKVILVDHNEPGQAAEGIEETQIVEIIDHHRLGGLETSEPIFIRHEPVGATATIVANMYWHRHIDLPPQIAGLLLAAILSDTLLFKSPTATSKDRETAEKLAIVAGLDIQEFGRAVLKAGSSIAGLSPAELVQSDLKEFLIGEYRVAIAQVSVMEPAELLGLKGELLQAMQSLRTKETYDLVLLMITDILSEATHLVFVGQPAALVSQAFGQPAREGVLYLPGVMSRKKQVVPPLVEAARAKVGAP
- a CDS encoding lipoate--protein ligase family protein, which translates into the protein MEGTTHAMNWRVIFDGPHDARHNMAVDEAILCCHAAGAAPPTLRFYTWQPPALSIGYFQKAHAEVDVDACRARGIDFVRRITGGRAVLHDRELTYSVVVREDHPLLPPTLLGSYRVLSQGLIAGLRALGVAAEMSLPGAAFGQTARLPKNGACFDAPSFYEITVQRKKLLGSAQVRKEGVLLQHGSLLFDFDPAALTSLLKFPDAGERERCTKVLQAKATSLRHILGTVPDATAVARIMAAEFGRALGITLAEGRLTAEEEALAARLAAEKFGADSWNFSK